A stretch of Candidatus Vicinibacter affinis DNA encodes these proteins:
- a CDS encoding Rrf2 family transcriptional regulator gives MFSKACEYAIRSSIYIASQSILGHRVNLQEVAKKIESPEAFTSKILQKLVKDKIIKSVKGPGGGFEVEINQMAKIKLIRIVQAIDGDVLNRCSLGLDECSDHQPCPFHHKYKPIKNKLLDVFGKTSLHDLIKGLKNGETYLKL, from the coding sequence ATGTTTTCAAAAGCCTGTGAATATGCCATTCGTTCTTCCATATACATTGCATCGCAATCTATACTGGGACATCGTGTAAATCTGCAAGAGGTTGCTAAAAAAATAGAATCGCCGGAGGCCTTTACTTCCAAAATTTTGCAAAAATTAGTTAAGGATAAGATTATTAAATCTGTTAAGGGTCCGGGTGGAGGTTTCGAAGTAGAGATAAATCAGATGGCCAAAATAAAACTGATCCGGATTGTTCAAGCTATCGATGGGGATGTACTCAACCGATGCAGCCTTGGATTAGACGAGTGTTCTGATCATCAGCCCTGCCCTTTTCACCACAAGTATAAACCTATAAAAAACAAGTTGTTGGATGTATTCGGAAAAACCAGCCTTCATGATCTGATTAAAGGGTTAAAAAATGGTGAAACCTATTTAAAACTTTAA
- a CDS encoding vanadium-dependent haloperoxidase: protein MKNLMRILLLVFVLTLGLNTGCNKTETNNSSSLTLQSYPSSVYHEWTNIFLETDRYAAFYRPGPAPRALAYMALSAYEACLGGMPDYQSLRYRLVISGLPEIKKDLYWPEVINASYGYLMQKFFENVTFKDKSGNILSTVEILNNIAAKEYELQATYDLEEEDDLIKRSKEHGKAVAEAIWIYSTTDKVGHNGHLNPFPKAVNAQGCEWIPTDPQDADKGLYSQWGEVRRFGLSRSDMDALVAPYGCDSDKNSLIYSQAYETYVLTNQARNNPKGEMEHISEFWSDDRVGWTFSPPARMISVADQIVEKERFNLEKTCVLYAQLSMALSDAAVIAWYNKYKFNVERPITYIRRVIDPNFTIPWLGFTPPFPAYPSGHSTFAFSGMGIIEAFVGSSYPFTDFCHQNRTDFLGTPRSFNSLRDLAIENAFSRLPLGVHYRMDFDSGNFCGILCARKVLQLPWKK from the coding sequence ATGAAAAATCTAATGCGCATTCTGCTCTTGGTATTTGTCCTGACATTAGGATTAAATACCGGATGTAACAAAACCGAAACCAACAACTCATCGTCGCTCACCTTGCAAAGTTATCCCTCGAGTGTGTACCATGAATGGACAAATATTTTTTTAGAGACAGATCGGTATGCTGCTTTTTACAGACCCGGTCCTGCACCAAGGGCACTTGCTTACATGGCGTTGAGTGCCTATGAAGCTTGCTTGGGTGGGATGCCGGATTATCAATCACTCAGATACAGACTTGTCATCAGCGGGTTACCGGAAATAAAAAAAGATTTGTATTGGCCGGAAGTAATTAATGCATCTTATGGCTATCTCATGCAGAAATTTTTTGAAAACGTAACTTTTAAAGATAAATCCGGAAACATTCTCAGTACTGTTGAGATTCTAAACAATATTGCCGCTAAAGAGTATGAATTACAGGCAACTTACGATCTTGAAGAAGAGGATGATTTAATCAAACGTTCCAAAGAACATGGAAAAGCAGTAGCTGAAGCAATCTGGATTTATTCTACCACGGATAAGGTAGGACATAACGGACATTTAAATCCATTTCCTAAAGCCGTGAATGCACAAGGCTGTGAGTGGATACCTACTGACCCTCAGGATGCTGACAAAGGATTGTATTCACAATGGGGTGAAGTAAGAAGATTTGGACTATCACGCTCAGATATGGATGCCTTGGTTGCGCCATACGGTTGTGATTCAGATAAAAATTCTTTGATCTACTCTCAGGCTTATGAAACATATGTCCTGACAAATCAAGCCAGAAATAATCCTAAAGGAGAAATGGAACACATTTCAGAATTCTGGTCAGATGACCGTGTTGGTTGGACTTTTAGCCCACCTGCCAGAATGATATCTGTGGCTGATCAAATCGTGGAAAAGGAAAGATTCAATTTGGAAAAAACCTGTGTATTATATGCTCAATTGAGTATGGCATTGAGTGATGCCGCGGTGATCGCCTGGTACAACAAATATAAGTTCAATGTGGAAAGACCCATCACCTACATCAGAAGAGTGATTGATCCTAACTTTACAATACCATGGCTTGGATTTACACCACCGTTTCCAGCTTACCCTTCAGGTCATTCTACCTTCGCCTTTTCAGGTATGGGTATAATTGAGGCTTTTGTTGGTTCCAGCTATCCGTTCACGGATTTCTGTCATCAGAACAGAACAGACTTCCTGGGTACTCCAAGATCTTTCAACTCTTTGCGTGATCTTGCAATAGAAAATGCTTTCAGTAGATTACCGCTTGGCGTACATTACAGAATGGATTTCGACAGTGGAAATTTCTGTGGAATTCTTTGTGCCCGAAAAGTATTGCAACTACCTTGGAAGAAATAA
- a CDS encoding anaerobic ribonucleoside-triphosphate reductase activating protein, protein MNKPIYHITPFSMLDFPDMLSCIIWFAGCNMNCGYCYNVDVVRGKGKIDFNEALDFLKSRNNLLDGVVLSGGECLMHHNLENFIQEIKVLGLKIKVDTNGSQPKHLEKLLQKNLLDYVAIDFKAPADLFLKVTSINKFDEFVQCFKLLKQAGIPFEVRTTYHSDLLEIDSVQLMASFLEELGYSGPFYIQNFFNNCKTLGNLRNNSTKIKAKDIQTKNLQIEIRN, encoded by the coding sequence ATGAATAAACCAATTTATCATATTACCCCTTTCAGTATGTTGGATTTTCCTGACATGCTTTCATGCATCATTTGGTTTGCAGGATGCAACATGAACTGTGGTTATTGTTACAATGTGGATGTGGTCAGGGGTAAAGGAAAGATAGATTTTAATGAAGCTCTTGATTTTCTTAAATCCAGAAACAATCTGTTGGATGGAGTAGTATTAAGTGGTGGAGAGTGTCTGATGCATCATAATTTAGAAAATTTTATTCAGGAAATAAAAGTATTAGGACTTAAGATCAAAGTGGATACCAATGGATCACAGCCAAAGCATTTAGAAAAATTACTTCAAAAAAATCTACTTGACTACGTTGCCATCGACTTCAAAGCTCCTGCAGATTTATTTTTAAAAGTGACCTCCATTAATAAGTTTGATGAATTTGTCCAATGTTTTAAGCTTTTGAAACAAGCAGGAATTCCGTTTGAAGTGAGGACTACTTACCATTCGGATTTATTGGAAATCGATTCAGTTCAGTTAATGGCTTCATTTCTGGAAGAACTAGGTTACTCAGGACCATTTTATATTCAAAATTTTTTCAACAATTGTAAAACATTAGGAAATCTAAGAAACAATTCCACCAAAATTAAAGCAAAAGATATACAGACTAAAAATCTACAGATTGAAATCAGAAATTAA
- a CDS encoding ribonucleoside triphosphate reductase gives MSSWVIKRNGQYQPFEFFKIEDAICKAFDSSSVKLEKNILSRIAHKLKDKEVWAVEEIQDLIEESLHQAGQFKVMKAFMLYRHTRKMQREHIHGLNEDTTYIDCSLSVNEYIDKSDWRINANANTSYSSAGLINNVAGKVIANYWLDSVYSKEEGYAHRNADIHIHDLDCLTGYCAGWSLRMLLNEGFNGVRGRVASKPPSHLREALGQMANFLGILQSEWAGAQAFSSFDTYLAPYVFKDGLTYDEILKAIRSFVYNLNVPARWGQSPFTNVTLDWVVPEDLKGQIPTKNDVHLFRSMNHPDFLQRVKERGVNHPEDMSYKHFQPEMELINKAFYTILTEGDANGQPFTFPIPTVNITEAFDWNGPNTDVLFENTAKIGSSYFQNFIGSQYMYDENGNKIENPYAYKPNAIRSMCCRLQLDLRELLKRGNGLFGSAELTGSIGVVTINMARLGYLYKENEAELMNQLDKLLQIAKSSLEKKRGFISDLFARGLYPYSKRYLKGFQNHFSTIGVNGMNEMIRNFSNDQMNIADENGKDFALRILELIRNKITNFQQETGNLYNLEATPAEGTTYRFAKEDLKRFPDIIQAGNEKNIYYTNSSQLPANYTDDPFEALYQQDELQTKYTGGTVLHLYMSEKISSPEACKKLIKRTISQFRLPYVTITPVFSVCEKHGYLNGEHEYCPKCDADILMEIKNN, from the coding sequence ATGTCTTCTTGGGTGATTAAAAGAAACGGACAGTACCAGCCTTTTGAGTTCTTCAAAATTGAAGATGCCATCTGCAAAGCATTTGATTCTTCTTCTGTAAAGTTGGAGAAAAACATACTTTCCCGAATTGCCCATAAATTGAAAGACAAGGAAGTTTGGGCCGTTGAAGAAATTCAGGATCTAATTGAGGAAAGTTTGCATCAGGCCGGACAATTCAAGGTGATGAAAGCATTTATGCTTTACCGCCATACCAGAAAAATGCAGCGTGAACACATCCACGGATTAAATGAAGATACGACCTATATAGATTGCAGTCTTTCCGTGAATGAATACATTGACAAATCTGACTGGAGAATCAATGCAAATGCGAACACCTCTTATTCCAGTGCAGGCTTGATCAACAACGTGGCAGGTAAAGTGATCGCGAACTATTGGCTGGACAGCGTATATTCCAAAGAGGAAGGATATGCCCACCGAAATGCGGACATTCATATACATGATCTTGATTGCCTGACAGGTTATTGTGCAGGATGGAGTTTGCGCATGCTGCTCAACGAGGGATTTAACGGTGTTCGTGGCAGGGTAGCCAGTAAGCCACCTTCTCATCTTAGAGAGGCCTTGGGACAAATGGCTAATTTTCTAGGGATTCTACAAAGTGAATGGGCAGGGGCACAAGCATTTAGCTCCTTCGATACCTATCTGGCACCTTATGTTTTCAAAGATGGGTTAACCTATGATGAGATCCTCAAAGCCATCAGAAGTTTTGTATACAACCTTAATGTCCCGGCAAGATGGGGGCAATCCCCATTCACAAATGTAACTCTTGACTGGGTGGTTCCTGAAGACCTCAAAGGGCAAATTCCTACCAAAAACGATGTTCATCTTTTCAGATCTATGAATCATCCTGATTTTCTTCAAAGAGTCAAGGAACGAGGAGTCAATCATCCGGAAGACATGTCCTACAAACATTTCCAACCTGAAATGGAATTGATCAACAAGGCATTCTATACCATTCTCACAGAGGGTGATGCAAATGGTCAGCCGTTTACTTTTCCAATTCCAACTGTGAATATTACAGAGGCTTTTGACTGGAATGGACCCAACACCGATGTATTGTTCGAAAATACTGCTAAAATAGGTTCATCCTATTTTCAAAACTTTATTGGTAGCCAATACATGTATGATGAAAACGGAAATAAAATAGAGAACCCGTATGCATACAAACCCAATGCGATCAGAAGCATGTGCTGCAGGTTGCAACTGGATTTAAGAGAATTATTAAAAAGAGGCAATGGACTTTTTGGGAGTGCCGAATTAACAGGAAGCATTGGCGTAGTAACCATTAACATGGCACGCCTGGGATATCTGTATAAAGAAAATGAAGCTGAATTAATGAACCAACTTGACAAATTGTTACAGATAGCGAAATCAAGTCTGGAAAAAAAGCGAGGATTTATTTCAGATCTGTTTGCCCGAGGTTTATACCCATATTCTAAAAGATACCTGAAAGGATTTCAAAACCATTTCTCAACTATTGGGGTGAATGGTATGAATGAAATGATCAGAAATTTTTCAAATGATCAAATGAACATTGCGGATGAAAATGGAAAAGACTTCGCGTTAAGAATATTGGAATTGATCAGAAATAAAATCACAAATTTTCAACAGGAAACAGGAAACCTTTATAATCTGGAAGCAACACCTGCAGAAGGAACCACGTACAGATTTGCAAAAGAAGATTTAAAAAGATTCCCTGACATCATCCAGGCAGGAAATGAAAAAAATATTTACTATACCAATAGTTCTCAGCTGCCGGCAAATTATACAGATGATCCTTTTGAAGCATTGTATCAACAAGACGAACTCCAAACCAAATACACAGGAGGCACTGTACTGCATCTTTACATGAGCGAAAAAATTAGTTCGCCTGAAGCATGTAAAAAACTTATCAAACGCACCATTTCACAATTTAGACTCCCGTATGTAACCATTACACCTGTCTTCAGTGTCTGCGAAAAACATGGATATCTAAATGGCGAGCACGAATATTGTCCCAAATGCGATGCGGATATTCTAATGGAAATAAAAAACAATTAA
- a CDS encoding Rrf2 family transcriptional regulator — translation MKVLSKATIYSLRALIYMAGKESKDTPVTIGEISENLDISFHFLTKSFQLLTQKGILESLRGPSGGIFLNKPVNKVFLIDVINILEGEDFFDTCMLGLPGCGEREPCPVHMFWKDVRGKMKMEFQKTTLAHLAEKVQTGKMRI, via the coding sequence TTGAAAGTTCTTTCCAAAGCAACGATTTACAGCCTTAGGGCCCTCATATACATGGCCGGTAAAGAGTCAAAAGACACACCCGTAACCATTGGAGAAATTTCTGAGAATCTGGATATTTCATTCCATTTTCTGACCAAGTCTTTCCAGTTGCTGACTCAGAAAGGTATATTAGAATCCCTTAGAGGACCTTCCGGAGGAATTTTCTTAAATAAACCTGTGAATAAAGTATTCCTGATCGATGTCATAAACATTTTGGAGGGGGAAGATTTCTTTGATACTTGCATGCTGGGTCTGCCGGGGTGTGGAGAACGGGAACCCTGCCCTGTGCATATGTTTTGGAAAGATGTCAGGGGTAAAATGAAGATGGAATTTCAAAAAACAACTTTGGCTCACCTTGCGGAAAAAGTGCAGACAGGAAAAATGAGAATCTAG
- a CDS encoding ribonucleoside-diphosphate reductase subunit alpha, which produces MQVIKRNGKREDVSFDKITARIKKLCYGLDANFVDAIEISKKVILGLFNGVSTSELDNLAAETAASFAAVHPDYALLAARIAISNLHKNTNKSFSETMEALYNYVDPNTNQKAGLISDETIEVIRQNADKLDSAIIYDRDYSFDYFGFKTLERSYLLRTNKKVVERPQHLLMRASIGIHGLAVDKAIETYNLMSEKWFVHATPTLFNAGTPKPQLSSCFLLSMTDDSITGIFETLSRCAKISQSAGGIGISIHNVRAKGSYIKGTGGTSNGIIPMLKVFNDTARYVDQGGGKRKGAFAVYLEPWHADIEDFLELKKNHGKEELRARDLFYAMWIPDLFMERVKEDKEWSLFCPNEAPGLYDTYGGEFEALYHKYENEGRARKVIRAQELWFNILESQIETGTPYILFKDAANKKSNQKNLGTIRSSNLCTEIIEYTAPDEVAVCNLASISLPKFIQNKTFDFKKLEEVTRVITRNLNRIIDINYYPIPEAQNSNFRHRPIGIGVQGLADAFILMRFPFDSDGAKKLNKQIFETIYYAAVSESCELAKVDGPYQTFKGSPISQGIFQFDMWDVNPTQERYDWNGLKAEVMKHGVRNSLLLAPMPTASTSQILGNNECFEPYTSNFYTRRTLSGEYMVVNKHLLEDLIKMGLWNSEMKETLMAHNGSIQRIPGIPAEMKELYKTAWEISQRAIIDMSADRGAYICQSQSLNLFLENATFGKLSSMHFHAWQQGLKTGMYYLRTKAAVDPIKFTLGEKHQRKFVDDVVEEVVTLEETSVSVSSSYNKEIVGSLMDSVKSISQDDIVEGQICTMEDGCLQCGS; this is translated from the coding sequence ATGCAAGTAATTAAACGCAATGGCAAACGCGAAGACGTAAGTTTCGATAAGATCACCGCAAGAATTAAAAAACTATGTTACGGTCTTGATGCAAATTTTGTAGACGCCATTGAGATCTCCAAAAAAGTCATCCTCGGATTGTTCAATGGTGTAAGCACTTCCGAACTGGATAATCTCGCAGCCGAAACAGCTGCTTCTTTTGCTGCTGTGCATCCGGACTATGCCCTACTGGCCGCACGCATTGCCATCTCTAACCTACACAAGAACACCAACAAGTCCTTCTCGGAAACCATGGAGGCCTTGTACAATTATGTTGATCCAAATACCAACCAAAAAGCAGGTCTCATCAGTGATGAAACCATAGAGGTCATTCGCCAAAATGCCGATAAATTAGATTCTGCGATTATCTACGACCGTGACTACAGTTTTGATTATTTCGGGTTTAAAACACTCGAAAGATCATATCTCTTGCGCACGAATAAAAAAGTCGTAGAACGACCACAACATTTGCTCATGAGAGCTTCCATAGGAATTCATGGCCTGGCTGTCGACAAGGCCATTGAAACCTATAACCTGATGTCTGAAAAGTGGTTTGTGCATGCCACACCTACCCTTTTCAATGCAGGAACCCCAAAACCCCAACTTTCTTCTTGCTTTCTGCTGAGCATGACAGACGATTCCATAACAGGCATCTTCGAAACGCTTAGCCGATGTGCAAAAATCTCTCAATCTGCCGGAGGGATAGGAATTAGCATCCACAATGTACGAGCCAAAGGAAGCTACATCAAAGGCACAGGAGGAACTTCCAATGGAATCATCCCAATGTTAAAAGTTTTCAACGACACTGCACGATACGTGGATCAGGGCGGTGGTAAAAGAAAAGGCGCGTTTGCTGTATATCTTGAACCATGGCACGCAGACATTGAAGATTTCCTTGAATTAAAAAAGAACCATGGTAAAGAAGAACTCCGAGCCCGTGACCTCTTCTATGCCATGTGGATTCCTGATCTTTTCATGGAAAGAGTAAAAGAAGACAAGGAATGGTCTCTCTTCTGTCCAAATGAAGCGCCTGGTTTGTATGATACCTATGGAGGTGAGTTCGAAGCGCTTTATCATAAATATGAAAATGAAGGCCGCGCAAGGAAAGTCATCCGTGCTCAGGAACTTTGGTTCAACATACTTGAATCTCAAATTGAAACCGGAACACCTTACATCCTGTTTAAGGATGCCGCAAATAAAAAATCCAACCAAAAAAATCTGGGGACCATCAGATCCTCGAATCTTTGTACCGAAATCATTGAATATACTGCACCCGATGAAGTAGCGGTATGCAATCTTGCCTCCATCTCCCTTCCTAAGTTCATACAAAACAAAACTTTTGACTTTAAAAAGTTGGAAGAGGTTACCAGAGTCATCACCAGGAATCTTAATAGAATTATCGACATCAATTATTACCCCATTCCAGAAGCTCAAAACTCCAACTTCAGACATCGTCCAATTGGGATTGGCGTCCAGGGTCTTGCCGATGCCTTCATTCTGATGAGGTTTCCATTTGATTCAGATGGCGCTAAAAAGTTGAATAAACAAATTTTCGAAACCATCTATTATGCTGCTGTAAGCGAATCTTGCGAACTGGCAAAAGTGGATGGACCGTATCAGACATTTAAAGGTAGCCCGATTTCACAAGGCATCTTCCAATTTGACATGTGGGACGTAAACCCAACGCAGGAAAGATATGATTGGAATGGACTTAAAGCAGAGGTGATGAAACATGGTGTGCGAAATAGCCTTCTGCTCGCTCCTATGCCTACGGCCTCCACTTCACAAATTTTAGGAAATAACGAATGTTTTGAACCTTACACTTCCAACTTTTATACCAGACGTACTTTGAGTGGTGAATATATGGTGGTCAACAAACATCTACTTGAAGACCTTATCAAAATGGGACTTTGGAATTCAGAAATGAAAGAAACGCTGATGGCACATAATGGCTCCATTCAAAGAATTCCCGGAATTCCAGCGGAAATGAAAGAGCTTTATAAAACCGCTTGGGAAATAAGTCAAAGAGCAATTATTGACATGAGCGCAGACCGAGGAGCCTACATTTGCCAAAGTCAAAGTTTAAATCTGTTCCTCGAAAATGCTACCTTCGGAAAACTCTCTTCCATGCATTTTCACGCATGGCAGCAAGGATTAAAGACCGGTATGTACTACCTAAGGACCAAAGCAGCCGTAGACCCAATAAAATTTACCTTAGGCGAAAAACATCAGAGAAAATTTGTAGATGACGTAGTAGAAGAAGTCGTCACACTGGAAGAAACATCGGTCTCTGTATCTTCATCATACAATAAAGAAATCGTGGGATCCCTCATGGATTCTGTCAAGAGCATCAGCCAGGACGACATCGTGGAAGGACAAATCTGCACCATGGAAGACGGTTGTCTGCAATGCGGCAGTTAA
- a CDS encoding ribonucleotide-diphosphate reductase subunit beta, whose protein sequence is MNNHIEPLLKENPNRFVLFPIEHDDIWKFYKNAEACFWTPEEIDLQADLTDWETKLNDDEKHFIKHVLAFFAASDGIVNENLAENMVRTVQYTEAKFFYGFQIMMENIHSETYSLLIDTYIKDNKEKDFLFHAIDNLDCVRKKADWALRWISQGNFVEQLVAFAAVEGIFFSGSFCSIFWLKKRGLMPGLSFSNELISRDEGMHCDFACLLYNQHIENKLPKETIRTIITEAVEIEKIFVTDSIPVALIGMNAELMCEYIEFVADRLLVSLGNEKVYFKDNPFAWMDLISMQGKTNFFEKRVGDYQKAGVTAGHEKKVFTIDEEF, encoded by the coding sequence ATGAACAACCATATAGAACCGCTACTCAAAGAAAATCCCAACCGATTTGTACTTTTCCCAATTGAACACGATGATATATGGAAATTTTACAAAAATGCAGAGGCCTGCTTTTGGACTCCGGAAGAGATTGACCTTCAGGCGGATCTTACAGATTGGGAAACTAAGCTGAACGACGACGAAAAACATTTCATCAAACATGTACTGGCCTTCTTTGCAGCAAGTGACGGAATCGTCAATGAAAATCTTGCAGAAAATATGGTCCGCACTGTACAATACACCGAGGCAAAATTCTTCTACGGGTTTCAGATCATGATGGAAAACATCCATTCTGAAACATATTCTCTTCTAATTGATACATACATTAAAGACAATAAAGAAAAAGATTTCCTCTTTCATGCCATTGACAATTTGGATTGTGTTCGCAAAAAAGCCGATTGGGCACTCCGATGGATCAGCCAGGGAAATTTTGTAGAACAATTAGTAGCCTTCGCCGCTGTTGAAGGTATCTTCTTCAGTGGATCATTCTGTTCAATTTTCTGGCTTAAAAAGAGAGGTTTAATGCCCGGTTTAAGCTTTTCCAATGAACTGATTTCCCGGGATGAAGGCATGCATTGTGATTTTGCTTGTCTTCTTTACAACCAACACATTGAAAATAAACTTCCTAAAGAGACCATCCGCACCATCATCACAGAAGCGGTGGAAATCGAAAAAATATTTGTAACCGATTCTATCCCTGTAGCACTCATCGGAATGAATGCTGAACTCATGTGCGAATACATTGAGTTTGTTGCAGACAGGCTACTGGTTTCATTAGGAAATGAAAAAGTATACTTTAAAGACAATCCATTCGCATGGATGGATTTAATTTCCATGCAAGGTAAAACCAATTTCTTTGAAAAGAGGGTGGGTGATTATCAAAAAGCCGGGGTAACCGCCGGGCACGAAAAAAAGGTATTCACCATTGACGAAGAGTTCTAA
- a CDS encoding magnesium transporter CorA family protein has product MIRYFGISDGVFQELDLLKEASWVNLSPPYQDGELEQLATTLKISTDFLTDPLDIEERARYEKYDEARSIIFHTPVVNETEKENDPIFITIPVGIILCQGKIITVSAWDNPVLEKFCHFKIKGFDPRNERLFILQLFEQTVLLFLDYLKKLNLRRSLIEEELYHSSRSGELKSLLRIEKSLVYFVNSLNANELLKIKMRRTDFLGIKDNEDLLDLFEDIIVDNNQAREVAQLYTNILNGTMEAYASIISNNLNKFVNRLTVITIILMVPTLVASFFGMNVHLPFWLGDSAYSFYIILFLSISFSLGLAWFFKVKDVL; this is encoded by the coding sequence ATGATCCGTTACTTTGGCATAAGCGATGGAGTTTTCCAGGAATTGGATTTGCTGAAAGAAGCCTCCTGGGTTAACCTTTCTCCACCTTATCAGGATGGAGAACTGGAGCAGTTGGCAACAACACTCAAGATTTCAACAGACTTTCTTACCGACCCACTGGATATTGAAGAACGTGCTCGCTATGAGAAATACGACGAAGCGCGAAGTATTATTTTTCATACACCAGTGGTCAATGAAACTGAGAAGGAAAACGATCCTATTTTCATTACCATACCTGTCGGCATTATCCTTTGTCAGGGTAAAATTATTACCGTATCAGCCTGGGACAATCCCGTTTTAGAGAAATTCTGCCATTTCAAGATTAAAGGATTTGATCCCAGAAATGAACGTTTATTCATTCTTCAGTTATTCGAGCAAACAGTTTTACTTTTCCTGGACTATCTCAAGAAATTAAATCTGCGAAGAAGCCTTATTGAAGAGGAATTATACCACTCCAGCCGAAGTGGGGAGTTAAAAAGTCTTTTGAGAATTGAAAAAAGTTTGGTTTATTTTGTCAACTCCCTGAATGCCAATGAACTGCTTAAAATTAAAATGAGAAGGACTGATTTCCTTGGCATTAAAGACAATGAAGACCTTTTAGATTTGTTTGAAGATATCATTGTAGACAACAATCAGGCGCGGGAGGTGGCACAACTTTATACCAATATCCTCAATGGTACTATGGAGGCATATGCATCTATTATATCCAACAATCTCAACAAATTTGTAAACAGACTTACAGTCATAACCATCATATTGATGGTGCCTACCTTGGTGGCAAGTTTTTTCGGAATGAACGTCCACCTACCTTTTTGGTTAGGGGACTCTGCCTACTCCTTTTACATCATCCTTTTTCTTTCCATCAGCTTCAGCTTAGGTCTTGCCTGGTTTTTTAAAGTCAAAGATGTTTTATAA